One Acidimicrobiales bacterium genomic window, GCTCCGTTGTCTCTGGCGCGATCGGCGAGCGGTCGATAGTCCAGGACTTCTTCATGACAAGGGTCGGAAGGTCACTCGTTCTCACGGGAACTGTGACCGAGGACGGCTACGTCTCGCCTTCTGAGATCATCGAACCGGTCATCCGACGACTGACCAGTCCAATCTGACCCACCGACGCGCTGGGTTCAGCGTGGCGCAGGATCCTCAGCGCAGGGTGGGATTCAGCGTGTAGGTGCCCGCCTGGGACGCCTCGGCGAGGACGTGGCCCGCCATCGCGGCCGCGGCGTCTCCGCCGGAGAAGTCACCGGACAACCCGAGCGATTCGACATCGAGGGCATAGAGACGGAACTCGTAGCGGTGCACGAGTTCGTCGTTCCACGGCGGGCACGGCCCGTCGTAGCCACCGTAGGTGCCGCCCATGTCGGGATCGCCGGCCATGAAGCCCGTGTAGTCGTTGATCCCCTCGACGCCCCACGGCTTCGCACCGGGCGCCTTGCCTTTCGCTGTGACGCCGTCGCTCGCCTCGCCCTCGGCGATCTCGGAGCGGTCGGCGGGCACGTCGACGAGCACCCAGTGGTGGAAGTCCACCCGGGGGAGGTCGGCGGGGATCGTCTTCCCCTCGACGTTGACGTCGTCGGCCACGGACGGCACCAGCGGGTCCACGACCATCAGCGCGAACGACTTGGTCCCTGCCGGTGCTCCCGACCAGGTGATGCGCGGGTTGCGGTTGGGGCCCAGTGCCATGGGGCCGTCGTCGGCGGGCACGCCGAACGAGAAGGTCGTGGGGACGGGGTCACCGTCGTCGAATCCGTGCACGGTCATCTCGAGGGTCATCGTGACTCCTGGGTCGCGGTCCTGATCCGACTCTAGAGCGACAGCGCCGCCGAATTCGGGGCGACCGGGCTGCGCCGTGGTGCCAGGATGGCGACATGACCGAGACCCCTGCCGACGCATGGGACGGTTCGCTGTACGCGGCGAACACCGCCCACCATCGCGCCCACGACGACCGCCTCCTCGACAGCCTCGAGCCCGAACCCGGCCAGGCCGTGCTCGACATCGGCTGCGGAGTGGGTGATTTCACGGTCCGCCTGGCCGACATCGTGGGCGGACCGGGCGGCGGACACGTCACCGGCACCGACCGCTCCGCCGACATGATCGCCACGGCCACCGCCACCCACGAGCGGCCGGACGTCACATTCCGCACCCTCCCCGCCCAGGAACTCGCCTCGACCTTCGAGGAAGGCACGTTCGACCGGATCATCTCGGTGGCGTGCCTGCACTGGATCGACGGCGCCGAGCATCACGGGATCCTCGCCGCCTGCCACCGACTTCTCGGCCCGGGCGGGCGCATGGTTCTCGACTTCGGCGGGCGGGGCCAGATCGCGGCAGTGCTCGACATCGTGGACGAGTTCGCCGTGCCGATGAGCTTCCCGGCCTGCCCCTGGTACTTCCCCGGCACCGAATACCGGGACCTCGTCGTGGGCGCGGGCTTCGACGACGCCGCAGTGTCAGTCGAGCTCGTCCACCAGGTGCGGTCCATGCCCACCTTCGACGACCTGTGCGGTTGGCTGGACTCTCAGGTCCTCGTCGCATGGAAGCCCTACCTGGCCGACGACATGTGGGGGGCCCTGCGCGCCGGCGTGTTCCAGAAGGCCTACACGGCGCTGCGCCGTGACGACGGCAGCTACGACGTGGACTACGTGCGTTGCTCGGTGGTGGCCAGCCGCTGAGCGGCCGTCCCGGTCGACCCGAGCGGCCCGGTCAGCGTCGGTCGGGCAGGAACGGGAACTTCTCGCGCACCTCGCGCACCCGGTCCGCGTCCAGGTCCACGATCAGCGTGGTCTCCACCGCCGCGGCCGCGGCGATCACCTCGCCGAACGGGTCGATGACGAGCGAGTCGCCGGAATAGTCGAGCTTTCCGCCCGTGCCCACCCGGTTCACGCCGACGACGTAGGCCTGGTTCTCGATGGCGCGCGCCACGAGGAGCGCCTTCCAGTGCTCACGTCGCTTCGTCGGCCAGTTGGCGGGGATCAGGTAGGCGTCGACATCGTGGGCGAGAGCCCAGAATTCGTCGGCGAAGCGCAGGTCGTAACAGACGAACAGCCCGACGCGGAACCCGCCGAGGTCGACGGTGACGAACTCGTCGCCCGCCGCGAAGCGCTCGTGTTCACCGGAGTACGAGAAGGGGTGGATCTTGTCGTAGTGGTGCATCTGCCCGTCGGGGCCGGCGAGGACGAAACGGTTGCGGGGCAGGCCGTCGTCGACCACCACGGGGATGGACCCGCCCATCCAGATTCCGTGCGCCTCGGCCTGGTCCACGAGAAACGCCGTGCTCGGGCCGTCGGGCTTCTCGGCGGTGCGATCGGTCGCCATCGAGAACCCGGTGGAGTACATCTCGCACAGGACGACGAGGTCCGCTCCCCCGGCGACGGCGGCATCCACGCGGGGGGCCAGGCGAGCGAAGTTCGCCCCGGGGTCCTCCCAGACGGTGTCCTGCTGCACGGCGGCGACGCGGATGCGGCTCATGCGGAGTCTCTTCCTGTTCCGAGGGTTGCGAGTCGGGCGGCGGCCTCGTCGATGAGGTCGGGGCGCTTGCAGAACGCGAATCGTACAAGGGGTCGACCCGCGGCCTTGTCGTCATAGAAGACCACGCTCGGGACCCCCACGACACCACACCGTTCCGGTAGTGACCAGCAGAAAGCGAGACCGTCGGCGTCGTCGGGACCCGTGATGGGTGTGATGTCGGTGGTCACGAAATAGGTGCCCGCCGGTGTGAAGACGTCGAAGCCGGCCGCGCTCAACCCGGCGACGATGCGGTCCCGACCGGCCTTCATCCCTACGGTGAAGGACCGGTAGTAGTCGTCTCCGAGTCCGAGGCCGACGGCGATCCCGTGTTGGAACGGCCCGCCGCAGACGTAGGTGAGGAACTGCTTGGCGGTGCGCACGGCGGCGACCAACTCGGCCGGTCCGGTCACCCAGCCGACCTTCCAGCCGGTGAACGAGAACGTCTTTCCGGCCGAGGAGATCGTGACGGTCCGCTCCGCCATCCCCGGCAGCGTGGAGATGGGGATGTGCTCGCCGTCGTAGACGAGGTGCTCGTAGACCTCGTCGGTGACGACGAGGAGGTCGCGTTCGATCGCGACCGCGGCGATGTGGTCCAGCTCGGCCCGGCTGAACACCTTGCCGGTGGGGTTGTGGGGGGTGTTCAGCAGGATGAAGCGGGTCTTCGGGCCGACGGCAGCGTCGAGTTCGTCCGGGGCGAACGAGTAGTCCGGGGCGCGGAGCTGGACCGGGCGACGCACCGCACCGGCCATCGCGATCGTGGCGGCGTAGGAGTCGTAGTAGGGCTCGAACGCGACGACCTCGTCGCCCACGTCGCACAGCGCGAGGATCGCCGCGGCGATGGCCTCGGTCGCCCCCACGGTGACGAGAACCTGGGAGTCGGCATCGAGGTCGATGTCGTAGAAGCGCTTCTGGTGGCCCGCGATGGCGGTCCGCAGTTCGGGGATCCCCGGCCCCGGTGGGTACTGGTTGTGCCCGGCTCGGATCGCGGCGATAGCAGCCTCGGAGACCTCGGCGGGCCCGTCGGTGTCAGGGAACCCCTGGCCGAGGTTGATGGCGCCGGTACGGGCCGCGAGCGCGGACATCTCTGCGAAGATCGTCGTCCCGAAGCCCTGGAGCTTCGCGGTCAGGTACGGCGCCCGCTCGGTCACGTCCAGAGCCTACGAGTCGGTGTGGCCCCGGCCGTGACCCCGGTAGGCCCCGGCATCCGCGATGGCGATGTCGAAGAGGCGCTGGAGCTCGGCCGACAGCTCGGCGGTCCAACGACGGCGGGCGGGTAGTGACACGCGGCCGGTGCCGTCGCCGGGCGGGTCGATGGGCTCGCCGACGATGACCGAGACCTTGCGGCGCCGCAGCTTCTTCGCTCCCGACGGCAGCGCCTCTTCGGTTCCGGCGATGCCCACCGGGACCACCTTCGCCCGGGTGCGGGCGGCGAGGAACGCCGGGCCGTCGAAGAGCTCACCGACCTCCGGGCCCGACCCGCGGGTCCCCTCGGGGAACACGAGCAGACACTCGCCCCGTTCGAGCAGCTTCTCGGAGGCGACGAGCGCCTCACGGTCGGCGGCTCCCCGTCGCACCGGGTAGGCGCCGAGGGCGGCGAACAGCCAGCCCGGGCCCTTCCGCTTCTTGAACATCGTGTCCTTCGCGAGGGCCCGCAGGCGCCGCGGCGACGTGGCACCGAGGAGCGCCGCGTCGAGGTTGGACCGGTGCACGGGGGCGACGATCAGCGGCCCCGGGGTCGCCATGTTGTCGAGGCCCTCGACGGTGAACCGCAGGAACGGCTTGAGGATGAGGTTGATGAGGCCGACGACGAGGCGGAACGCGAGGTGCCCGGCCCGGCTTGCGGTGACGCCGTGGGCCCACTCGGTGAGCTCGGCGGTATGGCTGGTGTCGTGGTCGGCCACCGGTCAGCCCAGCTTGTCCACGACTTCGCTCTTCACGAGCTCGATGTGGTCGAGGTCGGTCAGGTCGAGCATCTGGAAGCCGACCTTGGTGGCGCCCGCCTCCCTGTACAGGTTGATCTTGTCGATGACCTGCTGGGGGCTTCCCCCGAACGCGGTCTCGACCATCTCGTCGACGTCGCGGCCGATGGCCGCTGCCCGACGGGCGACCTCGGCGTCGTCGCGGCCGACGGCGATCGGGAACCAGAACGACCATTCGAGATCGTCGGGGTCCCGTCCG contains:
- a CDS encoding YbhB/YbcL family Raf kinase inhibitor-like protein — translated: MTLEMTVHGFDDGDPVPTTFSFGVPADDGPMALGPNRNPRITWSGAPAGTKSFALMVVDPLVPSVADDVNVEGKTIPADLPRVDFHHWVLVDVPADRSEIAEGEASDGVTAKGKAPGAKPWGVEGINDYTGFMAGDPDMGGTYGGYDGPCPPWNDELVHRYEFRLYALDVESLGLSGDFSGGDAAAAMAGHVLAEASQAGTYTLNPTLR
- a CDS encoding methyltransferase domain-containing protein, producing MTETPADAWDGSLYAANTAHHRAHDDRLLDSLEPEPGQAVLDIGCGVGDFTVRLADIVGGPGGGHVTGTDRSADMIATATATHERPDVTFRTLPAQELASTFEEGTFDRIISVACLHWIDGAEHHGILAACHRLLGPGGRMVLDFGGRGQIAAVLDIVDEFAVPMSFPACPWYFPGTEYRDLVVGAGFDDAAVSVELVHQVRSMPTFDDLCGWLDSQVLVAWKPYLADDMWGALRAGVFQKAYTALRRDDGSYDVDYVRCSVVASR
- a CDS encoding carbon-nitrogen family hydrolase produces the protein MSRIRVAAVQQDTVWEDPGANFARLAPRVDAAVAGGADLVVLCEMYSTGFSMATDRTAEKPDGPSTAFLVDQAEAHGIWMGGSIPVVVDDGLPRNRFVLAGPDGQMHHYDKIHPFSYSGEHERFAAGDEFVTVDLGGFRVGLFVCYDLRFADEFWALAHDVDAYLIPANWPTKRREHWKALLVARAIENQAYVVGVNRVGTGGKLDYSGDSLVIDPFGEVIAAAAAVETTLIVDLDADRVREVREKFPFLPDRR
- a CDS encoding pyridoxal phosphate-dependent aminotransferase, with amino-acid sequence MTERAPYLTAKLQGFGTTIFAEMSALAARTGAINLGQGFPDTDGPAEVSEAAIAAIRAGHNQYPPGPGIPELRTAIAGHQKRFYDIDLDADSQVLVTVGATEAIAAAILALCDVGDEVVAFEPYYDSYAATIAMAGAVRRPVQLRAPDYSFAPDELDAAVGPKTRFILLNTPHNPTGKVFSRAELDHIAAVAIERDLLVVTDEVYEHLVYDGEHIPISTLPGMAERTVTISSAGKTFSFTGWKVGWVTGPAELVAAVRTAKQFLTYVCGGPFQHGIAVGLGLGDDYYRSFTVGMKAGRDRIVAGLSAAGFDVFTPAGTYFVTTDITPITGPDDADGLAFCWSLPERCGVVGVPSVVFYDDKAAGRPLVRFAFCKRPDLIDEAAARLATLGTGRDSA
- a CDS encoding lysophospholipid acyltransferase family protein — protein: MADHDTSHTAELTEWAHGVTASRAGHLAFRLVVGLINLILKPFLRFTVEGLDNMATPGPLIVAPVHRSNLDAALLGATSPRRLRALAKDTMFKKRKGPGWLFAALGAYPVRRGAADREALVASEKLLERGECLLVFPEGTRGSGPEVGELFDGPAFLAARTRAKVVPVGIAGTEEALPSGAKKLRRRKVSVIVGEPIDPPGDGTGRVSLPARRRWTAELSAELQRLFDIAIADAGAYRGHGRGHTDS